A region from the Gallus gallus isolate bGalGal1 chromosome 25, bGalGal1.mat.broiler.GRCg7b, whole genome shotgun sequence genome encodes:
- the B4GALT3 gene encoding beta-1,4-galactosyltransferase 3, producing MLRRLLERPCSLALLVGCQFAFVAYFSLGGFRNLTALFGRSSPPAVDYSRTHDVYANLSRLLPQGPLRDPAEPLPYCPQRSPLLLGPLTVSFSRVPTLEQIQAKNPAVQPGGRYQPQTCEPRSRTAVIVPHRNRETHLGHLLYYLHPFLQRQQLHYGIYVVHQAGNSTFNRAKLLNVGVKEALKDEEWDCLFLHDVDLIPENDHNLYTCDPWNPKHVSIAMNKFGYSLPYPQYFGGVSALTPDQYMKINGFPNEYWGWGGEDDDIATRVRLAGMKIARPPISIGHYKMVKHKSDKGNEENPHRFDLLIRTQRMWTQDGMNSLTYTLLAKHLHPLYTNLTVDIGTDPRAPRGRRGPPGREGQRYPNNLFREEMLRKVPGLGALGLSPPRIPAPQLPTVTGNGTQSSSGGVTPLGPDADGDGAATEVGTLPTRGGNQSWPRGSR from the exons ATGCTGCGGCGGCTGCTGGAGCGGCCGTGCTCTCTGGCGCTGCTGGTGGGCTGCCAGTTCGCCTTCGTCGCTTATTTTTCTTTGGGGGGGTTCCGGAACCTCACGGCCCTCTTCGGCCGCTCCTCCCCCCCCGCCGTGGATTATTCCCGTACCCACGACGTGTACGCCAACCTCAGCCGGCTGCTGCCTCAGGGCCCCCTGCGGGACCCCGCCGAGCCGCTGCCGTACTGCCCCCAGCGGTCGCCCCTCCTCC TCGGCCCTCTGACGGTGTCCTTCAGCCGTGTGCCCACCCTGGAGCAGATCCAGGCCAAGAACCCGGCGGTGCAGCCCGGTGGGCGCTACCAACCCCAAACCTGTGAGCCACGATCCCGCACCGCCGTCATCGTCCCGCACCGCAACCGCGAGACGCACCTGGGCCACCTCCTCTACTACCTGCACCCCTTCCTGCAGCGCCAGCAGCTGCACTACGGCATCTACGTGGTGCATCAG GCAGGGAACAGCACCTTCAACCGCGCCAAGCTGCTGAACGTGGGGGTGAAGGAGGCACTGAAGGACGAGGAGTGGGACTGCCTCTTCCTGCACGACGTCGACCTCATCCCTGAGAACGACCACAACCTCTACACCTGCGACCCCTGGAACCCCAAACACGTCTCCATTGCCATGAATAAATTTGGGTATAG CCTGCCGTACCCGCAGTACTTTGGGGGGGTCTCAGCCCTCACCCCGGATCAGTACATGAAAATCAATGGTTTCCCCAACGAATATTGGGGTTGGGGCGGCGAGGACGACGACATCGCCACCAG GGTCCGCCTGGCCGGGATGAAGATCGCCCGCCCTCCCATCTCCATCGGCCACTACAAAATGGTCAAGCACAAAAGCGACAAAGGCAACGAGGAGAACCCGCACAG GTTCGACCTGCTGATCCGCACGCAGCGCATGTGGACTCAGGATGGGATGAACTCTCTGACCTACACCCTGCTGGCCAAACATCTGCACCCCCTCTACACCAACCTGACCGTGGACATCGGCACCGACCCACGCGCCCCACGGGGCCGCCGCGGACCGCCGGGACGGGAAGGCCAGAGGTACCCCAACAACCTCTTCAGGGAGGAGATGTTACGCAAAGTACCCGGGTTGGGGGCTTTGGGGTTGTCCCCGCCCCGCATCCcggccccacagctccccacgGTGACGGGGAACGGCACCCAGAGTTCATCCGGGGGGGTCACCCCGCTCGGCCCCGATGCGGATGGGGACGGCGCTGCGACGGAGGTGGGGACCCTCCCGACACGTGGGGGCAACCAGAGCTGGCCCCGTGGCTCCCGTTAG
- the LOC100858962 gene encoding palmitoyltransferase ZDHHC3, producing the protein MMAAAAAAERCGRDPCGALCPLLAYLSVGYADYAVLAHVLPQPALRSSPWCPIHAVTFNLLVLLLLASHTRAVFADPGVVPLPGTAIDFSDLHPTERNSDEWTLCSRCEAYRPPHAHHCRVCHRCVRRMDHHCPWINNCIGELNQKYFIQFLFYTGLTSAYAAGLVLAVWLGPSGGDGTENRIQTAHCVVLLLESLLFGIFVTVVFYDQVVSILTEQPHKRGSKEACGGRAWAAALQEVFGGGCVLGWLCPCSTPSRPTYSLLPHGDV; encoded by the exons AtgatggcggcggcggcggctgcggagCGGTGCGGGCGGGATCCGTGCGGTGCGCTCTGCCCGCTGCTCGCCTACCTCAGCGTGGGCTACGCCGACTACGCCGTGCTCGCCCACGTCCTGCCGCAGCCCGCACTGCGCTCCAG CCCATGGTGCCCCATCCACGCTGTGACGTTCAacctcctggtgctgctgcttttggccTCCCACACCCGCGCCGTCTTTGCTGACCCCG GTGTGGTTCCCCTCCCCGGCACCGCCATCGACTTCTCAGACCTACACCCAACGGAGCGG aactCGGATGAGTGGACGCTGTGCAGCCGCTGTGAGGCGTATCGGCCACCCCACGCCCACCACTGCCGTGTGTGCCACCGCTGCGTGCGCCGCATGGACCACCACTGCCCCTG GATAAATAACTGCATCGGGGAATTGAACCAGAAATACTTCATCCAGTTCCTCTTTTACACTG GCCTGACCAGCGCCTATGCAGCGGGGTTGGTGTTGGCTGTGTGGTTGGGACCGTCAGGAGGAGATGGCACCGAAAACCGCATCCAGAC CGCTCACTGCgtcgtgctgctgctggagtcccTCCTCTTTGGCATTTTTGTCACCGTTGTGTTTTACGATCAG GTGGTGTCCATCCTCACGGAGCAGCCCCACAAGCGGGGGTCAAAGGAGGCGTGTGGGGGACGAGcgtgggcagcagcactgcaggaggtgTTCGGGGGAGGCTGTGTGCTCGGCTGGCTCTGCCCCTGCAGCACCCCGTCCCGCCCCACATACAGCCTCCTGCCCCACGGCGACGTCTGA
- the ADAMTS4 gene encoding A disintegrin and metalloproteinase with thrombospondin motifs 4 has translation MRRALLALLIGTAALGATAGPHCPVTAPEGTAPLRRGGETAPRRAKRFAAAVQRHVELLVVADAAMARFHGTELRPYLLTVLATAARTFRHGSLGAAVQLRLTRLLVLANGAPGPSVTSNAAQTLRDFCRWQRDLNVPDEDSPLHFDVAVLFTRQDLCGAATCDTLGMADVGTACDPERSCAIVEDDGLQSAFTVAHELGHVLSMPHDDSQRCTELNSPLGSSRRVMAPVMGSVPPGEMWSPCSAHFITDFLDNGHGRCLLDKPTEWLQLPSALPGSVYPADRQCQLAFGPESRHCGDVQPSCAALWCSGRAGGRAVCQTKHFPWADGTPCAPGRVCVSGQCVDMATMEELQIPVDGSWGPWAPWSSCSRSCGGGVTSSHRFCSRPTPRNGGRFCRGERLRFRSCNVGECPGSSAFREEQCAAYNHRVVSAALPAVGDWVPRYGGVAEEDRCKLMCQSHSLGVYHVLQPRVVDGTPCSPEGTGVCVRGRCVPTGCDRIIGSKKKFDKCMQCGGDGSGCTKVSGSFTAPRYGYNDVITIPAGATHLLVRQGSPHGTHGDNIYLALRNPSGRSLLNGGFILVPSEHTVTLPGGVTLRYSGATAVPEVLTCRGPLPEPVVLQALVVDEQRPPRLKYSFFIPQKAAATAWEKQKAEILEILRQRRA, from the exons ATGCGCCGGGCGCTCCTGGCGCTGCTGATCGGCACCGCCGCCCTCGGGGCCACCGCCGGACCCCACTGTCCCGTAACGGCCCCGGAGGGAACCGCACCGCTACGGCGGGGGGGGGAAACGGCCCCAAGGAGAGCGAAG CGCTTCGCGGCGGCGGTGCAGCGCCACGTGGAGCTGTTGGTGGTGGCCGACGCGGCCATGGCGCGGTTCCACGGCACGGAGCTGCGGCCGTACCTGCTGACAGTGTTGGCTACGGCTGCCAGGACCTTCCGGCACGGCAGTCTGGGCGCTGCGGTGCAGCTGAGGCTGACGCGGCTCCTGGTGTTGGCAAACGGCGCCCCGGGGCCGTCCGTCACCTCCAACGCTGCCCAAACGCTGCGCGACTTCTGCCGCTGGCAAAGGGACCTCAACGTCCCCGACGAGGACAGCCCCCTCCATTTCGACGTCGCCGTCCTCTTCACCCGGCAG GACCTGTGTGGGGCGGCCACATGCGACACGTTGGGGATGGCCGATGTGGGCACCGCCTGCGACCCCGAGCGGAGCTGCGCCATTGTGGAGGACGATGGGCTGCAGTCAGCGTTCACGGTTGCACATGAGCTGG gcCACGTGCTCAGCATGCCACACGACGACTCCCAGCGCTGCACGGAGCTCAACAGCCCCCTGGGATCGTCGCGCCGCGTGATGGCGCCGGTGATGGGTTCGGTGCCACCGGGAGAGATGTGGTCCCCATGCAGCGCCCATTTCATCACCGACTTCCTTGACAACGGCCACG GTCGCTGTCTGTTGGATAAACCCACCGAATGGCTGCAGCTGCCGTCGGCGCTGCCGGGCTCGGTGTACCCCGCAGATCGGCAGTGCCAGTTGGCATTCGGCCCCGAATCGCGGCACTGTGGGGACGTTCAGCCCTCCTGTGCCGCCCTGTGGTGCAGCGGCCGCGCCGGAGGGAGAGCGGTTTGCCAAACCAAGCACTTCCCGTGGGCCGACGGCACGCCGTGCGCGCCGGGACGGGTGTGCGTCAGTGGGCAGTGCGTGGATATGGCCACCATGGAAGAGCTCCAG ATCCCCGTGGACGGCTCCTGGGGGCCGTGGGCTCcatggagcagctgctcccGGAGCTGTGGCGGCGGCGTCACCTCCTCGCACCGCTTCTGCTCCCGCCCCACACCGCGCAACGGCGGCCGCTTCTGCCGTGGGGAGCGACTCCGCTTCCGCTCCTGCAACGTCGGGGAGTGCCCCGGGAGCAGCG CGTTCCGGGAGGAGCAGTGCGCTGCCTACAACCACCGCGTCGTCTCGGCGGCTCTGCCGGCGGTGGGCGATTGGGTGCCGCGGTACGGCGGCGTGGCCGAAGAGGACCGATGTAAATTGATGTGCCAATCTCACAGCCTGGGGGTCTACCATGTGCTGCAGCCGCGG GTTGTGGATGGGACGCCGTGCTCACCGGAGGGCACCGGGGTGTGCGTGAGGGGCCGCTGCGTCCCCACGGGCTGCGATCGCATCATCGGCTCCAAGAAGAAGTTTGACAAATGCATGCAGTGTGGTGGCGACGGCTCCGGCTGCACCAAAGTGTCCGGGTCCTTCACCGCGCCCCG CTACGGCTACAACGACGTGATCACCATCCCAGCGGGCGCCACGCACCTCCTGGTCCGCCAGGGCTCACCGCACGGCACCCACGGTGACAACATCTACCTGGCACTCCGAAACCCCTCCGGCCGCTCTCTGCTCAACGGTGGCTTCATCCTGGTGCCGTCAGAGCACACGGTGACGTTGCCAGGCGGTGTGACGCTGCGGTACAGCGGTGCCACGGCCGTCCCAGAGGTGCTGACGTGCCGGGGGCCGCTGCCGGAGCCTGTGGTGCTGCAGGCTTTGGTGGTGGACGAGCAGCGCCCGCCCCGTTTGAAATACAGCTTCTTCATCCCCCAAAAAGCAGCAGCGACGGCGtgggagaaacagaaagcagagattttGGAGATCCTCCGGCAGCGCCGGGCGTAG
- the NDUFS2 gene encoding NADH dehydrogenase [ubiquinone] iron-sulfur protein 2, mitochondrial isoform X1, with protein sequence MGSELRMDGVGALSQYGGTGRLLLPFPNMATGPAPSALRLRSAKGKMAALRALGRLRASVGLRAAAARIGPGPARGGHQWQPDVEWAQQYAGAVMYPSKETEKWVPPPWNDKDPVAHKKISTLTINFGPQHPAAHGVLRLVMELSGETVRRCDPHIGLLHRGTEKLIEYKTYLQALPYFDRLDYVSMMCNEQAYALAVEKLLNIRPPLRAQWIRVLFAEITRLLNHIMAVTTHALDIGAMTPFFWMFEEREKMFEFYERVSGARMHAAYIRPGGVHQDLPLGLMDDIYEFVKNFSIRVDEVEEMLTNNRIWKNRTIDIGVISAEEALNYGFSGVMLRGSGIHWDLRKTQPYDVYDQVEFDVPIGSRGDCYDRYLCRVEEMRQSLRIILQCLNKMPEGEIKVDDAKISPPKRAEMKTSMESLIHHFKLYTEGYQVPPGATYTAIEAPKGEFGVYLVSDGSSRPYRCKIKAPGFAHLAGLDRMSQGHMLADVVAIIGTQDIVFGEVDR encoded by the exons ATGGGATCAGAGCTCCGCATGGACGGAGTGGGAGCCCTGAG TCAATATGGCGGCACGGGACGGcttctcctgcccttccccaaCATGGCGacaggccccgccccctccgctCTGCGCCTGCGCAGTGCCAAGGGCAAGATGGCGGCGCTGCGGGCATTGGGGCGACTGCGGGCGTCtgtggggctgcgggcggcggcggcgcggatcgggccgggcccggcccg GGGGGGCCACCAATGGCAGCCCGACGTGGAGTGGGCTCAGCAATACGCCGGCGCTGTGATGTACCCCAGCAAGGAGACGGAGAAGTGGGTGCCGCCACCATGGAACG ACAAGGACCCCGTCGCTCACAAGAAGATCTCCACCCTGACCATCAATTTCGGGCCGCAGCACCCGGCTGCCCACGGGGTTCTGAGGTTGGTGATGGAGCTGAGCGGGGAGACGGTGAGGAGGTGCGACCCCCACATCGGGCTGCTGCACCGCGGCACCGAGAAGCTCATTGAGTACAAAACGTACCTGCAG GCTCTGCCCTATTTTGACCGCCTGGACTACGTGTCCATGATGTGCAACGAGCAGGCCTATGCCCTGGCTGTGGAGAAGCTGCTCAACATCCGTCCTCCTCTCCGGGCTCAGTGGATCCGAG tgctctTTGCAGAGATAACCCGGCTGCTCAACCACATCATGGCCGTCACCACGCACGCGTTGGACATCGGGGCCATGACGCCCTTCTTCTGGATGTTCgaggagagggagaag ATGTTTGAGTTCTATGAGCGCGTCTCGGGGGCGCGGATGCACGCAGCCTACATCCGCCCCGGCGGTGTGCACCAG GATCTGCCCCTGGGGCTGATGGATGACATCTATGAGTTTGTGAAGAACTTTTCCATCCGGGTGGATGAGGTGGAAGAG ATGCTGACCAACAACCGCATCTGGAAGAACCGCACCATCGACATCGGGGTCATCTCAGCAGAGGAGGCGCTCAACTATGGGTTCAG cggGGTGATGCTGCGGGGCTCAGGGATCCACTGGGACCTACGTAAGACGCAGCCCTACGACGTCTATGACCAGGTGGAATTTGATGTCCCCATCGGCTCTCGGGGTGACTGCTACGACCG ctacCTGTGCCGCGTGGAGGAGATGCGTCAGTCCCTGCGCATCATCCTGCAGTGCCTCAATAAGATGCCCGAGGGAGAAATCAAAGTGGATGATGCCAAAATCTCTCCTCCCAAGCGGGCAGAGATGAAG ACCTCCATGGAGTCCCTCATTCATCACTTCAAGCTCTACACCGAGGGCTACCAGGTGCCCCCCGGAGCCACCTACACGGCCATCGAGGCCCCCAAG GGTGAATTTGGAGTCTACCTCGTCTCAGATGGCAGCAGCCGTCCGTACCGCTGCAAGATCAAAGCGCCCGGCTTCGCTCACCTG GCCGGCCTGGATCGCATGTCCCAGGGCCATATGCTGGCAGACGTGGTGGCCATCATCG GCACTCAGGACATCGTTTTTGGGGAGGTGGATCGGTGA
- the FCER1G gene encoding high affinity immunoglobulin epsilon receptor subunit gamma precursor yields the protein MSAWRLWAAALLLQVSAAEALAEPELCYVLDGILFLYGIVLTILYCRLKFMTRRALQEKAKKPEEGIYTGLSTEHQETYEMLQHKA from the exons ATGAGCGCCTGGCGGCTGTGGGCCGCCGCTCTGCTGCTCCAGGTGTCGGCAGCGG AGGCACTGGCAGAGCCGGAGCTGTGCTACGTCCTCGATGGGATCCTCTTCCTCTACGGCATCGTCCTCACCATCCTCTACTGTCGCCTCAAG TTCATGACCCGCAGAGCGCTGCAGGAGAAGGCCAAGAAG ccagaagaagGCATCTACACA GGGCTCAGCACTGAGCACCAGGAGACGTACGAaatgctgcagcacaaagcctGA